In one Solanum lycopersicum chromosome 11, SLM_r2.1 genomic region, the following are encoded:
- the LOC138339687 gene encoding uncharacterized protein produces MWTIRKRENAIRRVVTCHPIEGERYNLRLLLMNIRGPKSYQDLLMVNGKLCTTFREAAQKRGLLLSDNNLIECMSEAVDYQMPASLRHLFAMLLIYCSPSNPKELWEKFEISLSEDFMRIPNINTTEICYRVLTHINDILHSVGRDINEFKLIPELIKTSALSKEATDVYYERNLTVSEDDLLLQNKLNTAQKKAYNIILERIFSNKSGAFFIDGPGGTGKSFLYRALLATVRYRGFIALATASSGVAASLLPGGRTAHSHFKIPINIEGNFSCNISKQSSLASLIRDAKLIVWDEISVAKKEVVEALDLLLKDLMETRILFGGKVIIFSGDFRQTLPVVRSEKKRRLH; encoded by the coding sequence ATGTGGACAATTCGTAAGCGTGAAAATGCTATTAGACGTGTTGTCACTTGTCATCCTATTGAAGGAGAAAGATACAACCTTAGATTACTTTTAATGAACATAAGAGGACCAAAATCATATCAAGACTTGCTAATGGTTAATGGAAAATTATGTACAACATTTAGAGAAGCAGCTCAAAAAAGAGGATTATTGCTTTCagataataatttaatagaatGTATGTCTGAGGCTGTAGATTATCAAATGCCAGCAAGTCTTAGACATTTGTTTGCTATGTTACTAATATATTGTAGCCCAAGTAATCCAAAAGAATTATgggaaaaatttgaaatatcctTATCAGAGGATTTTATGAGAATTCCAAACATTAATACAACGGAAATTTGTTATAGGGTGTTAACGCATATTAATGATATTCTTCATTCAGTTGGTCGtgatattaatgaatttaaattaattcctGAATTAATCAAAACATCTGCACTATCAAAAGAAGCTACAGATGTTTACTATGAAAGAAATCTTACTGTGAGTGAAGATGATCTGCTTCTACAAAATAAATTGAACACTGCACAAAAAAAAGCTTACAATATAATCTTAGaaagaatattttcaaataaatcagGTGCATTCTTTATAGATGGCCCTGGAGGAACTGGTAAAAGCTTTTTATATCGTGCTTTATTAGCAACGGTTAGATATAGAGGATTTATAGCTTTGGCAACTGCAAGTTCAGGTGTTGCAGCTTCGCTGCTTCCAGGTGGTCGAACTGCTCATTCCCATTTTAAAATTCCAATAAATATCGAAGGAAACTTCAGTTGTAACATCAGTAAACAAAGTTCTCTGGCATCTTTAATTCGTGATGCAAAACTTATAGTATGGGATGAGATTTCAGTGGCAAAAAAAGAAGTAGTTGAAGCTCTTGACTTACTTTTGAAAGATTTAATGGAAACAAGAATATTGTTTGGCggaaaagttattatttttagtggGGATTTCAGGCAAACTCTTCCTGTTGTTCGTAGtgaaaaaaagagaagactTCATTAA